A region of Sulfuricella denitrificans skB26 DNA encodes the following proteins:
- a CDS encoding TonB-dependent receptor plug domain-containing protein, protein MKFKPRILAASLAAIMPYHFALAADEVKSTKLEEVVVSASKIDTQPAFGASSLDAANLAPMRSSTSDTASLLRDVPGVSLYGAGGVSSLPVIQGLADDRLRIKVDGMDLISACGNHMNPPLSYIDPSHVGSIQVFGGIAPVSVGGDSIGGAIQVNSPAPEFAAVGQGTLTKGQAGAFYRSNGNVTGGNISATIASEKLSMTYSGSTVESGNYKAGGDFKPAGPAFVADGKSLYTSTKRLSGDEVGSSMYKSTNQSIAFALRNENHLVELKLGVQDIPYQGFPNQRMDMTANDSEHVNLRYTGQYDWGTLQARAYNEHTRHKMNFLEDKAFWYKSGTQTIPAPGMPMDTEGRNTGAVVKADIVLSARDLLRVGGEYQRYRFNDWWDASGNGGMSPNTFLDIKDGQRDRYAAFAEWEARWNPQWLSQLGVRSETVKMDTGTVQGYNATYNTDANAFNARDRSRTDNNWDMTALARYTVDSSKTYEFGYARKTRSPNLYERYTWSTGGMAMNMINMVGDGNGYVGNLDLKPEVANTLSATADWHDTDQQNWGLKVTPYYTYVQDYINAQRLPTSLTSTGFVFLKYVNQDARLYGLDVSGYFPLAKNTGFGNITATGVLNYVRGKTSSGTSDDLYNMMPLNAKLAVAQHLGSWINTAEVQLVDAKTDVSQIRNELKTAGYSLLNLRSSYAWKKARFDVGIENVFDRLYDYPLGGAYVGQGTTMPPTGGAPYGIAVPGMGRSIYAGVTVKF, encoded by the coding sequence ATGAAGTTCAAACCTCGAATTCTTGCTGCCTCACTGGCGGCCATCATGCCGTATCATTTTGCGCTGGCCGCCGATGAGGTGAAATCGACGAAATTGGAAGAGGTCGTTGTCAGCGCCTCGAAAATCGACACCCAGCCCGCTTTCGGCGCGTCCAGTTTGGATGCGGCAAATCTCGCCCCCATGCGGTCTTCCACCAGCGATACCGCCAGCCTGCTCAGGGATGTGCCCGGCGTGAGCCTTTACGGCGCCGGCGGCGTTTCCAGCCTGCCGGTGATTCAAGGTCTGGCCGATGATCGCCTGCGCATCAAGGTCGATGGCATGGATCTGATTTCCGCCTGCGGCAACCACATGAATCCGCCGCTTTCCTATATCGACCCATCCCATGTGGGCAGCATCCAGGTATTTGGCGGCATTGCACCGGTGAGTGTCGGCGGTGACAGTATTGGCGGCGCCATCCAGGTGAATTCTCCAGCACCGGAATTTGCCGCGGTCGGACAGGGAACCTTGACCAAGGGGCAGGCCGGTGCTTTTTATCGCAGCAACGGCAATGTCACAGGCGGCAATATTTCGGCAACCATCGCCAGCGAAAAATTGAGCATGACTTATAGCGGGTCAACCGTGGAATCCGGTAACTACAAGGCCGGTGGTGATTTCAAGCCAGCAGGGCCGGCTTTTGTTGCGGATGGGAAATCACTTTATACCTCGACAAAAAGGTTGTCCGGGGACGAGGTCGGGTCATCCATGTATAAATCTACGAATCAATCTATCGCATTTGCGCTCCGCAATGAGAACCACCTGGTCGAACTGAAGCTGGGCGTGCAAGATATTCCCTATCAGGGCTTTCCGAATCAGCGCATGGACATGACCGCCAATGACAGCGAACATGTTAATCTGCGCTATACCGGCCAATACGACTGGGGCACCTTGCAAGCGCGCGCATATAATGAACATACGCGGCACAAGATGAACTTCCTCGAGGACAAGGCATTCTGGTACAAGAGTGGAACCCAGACGATACCTGCACCCGGTATGCCGATGGACACGGAAGGGAGAAACACCGGCGCCGTGGTCAAGGCAGATATCGTGCTTTCAGCTCGTGATCTTCTCAGGGTCGGCGGCGAATACCAGCGCTATCGCTTCAATGATTGGTGGGACGCGTCTGGGAACGGCGGCATGTCCCCGAATACCTTCTTAGACATCAAAGATGGCCAGCGTGATCGTTACGCCGCCTTTGCCGAATGGGAAGCGCGATGGAACCCGCAATGGCTGAGCCAACTCGGCGTGCGCAGCGAAACGGTGAAAATGGATACGGGCACCGTGCAGGGGTATAACGCTACCTACAATACGGATGCGAACGCTTTCAATGCCCGCGACCGCAGCCGCACCGACAACAACTGGGACATGACCGCGCTGGCTCGTTACACGGTGGATAGTAGCAAGACTTATGAGTTTGGCTATGCCCGCAAAACCCGTTCGCCCAACCTCTATGAGCGCTATACCTGGTCGACCGGCGGCATGGCCATGAACATGATCAACATGGTTGGCGATGGCAATGGCTACGTAGGCAACTTGGACCTGAAGCCGGAAGTGGCCAATACTCTCAGCGCCACTGCTGACTGGCATGACACTGATCAGCAGAATTGGGGGCTGAAAGTCACGCCCTACTACACCTATGTCCAGGATTACATCAATGCTCAGCGTTTGCCAACCTCGCTCACGTCGACTGGTTTTGTGTTCCTCAAGTACGTCAATCAGGACGCTCGGCTCTACGGCCTGGATGTTTCCGGCTATTTCCCGCTGGCCAAAAATACCGGTTTCGGCAACATCACGGCGACCGGCGTGTTGAATTACGTCAGAGGGAAGACATCGAGCGGCACGAGCGACGATTTATACAATATGATGCCGCTGAACGCGAAGCTGGCGGTTGCTCAGCATCTAGGTAGCTGGATCAATACTGCGGAAGTCCAGTTGGTGGATGCCAAGACTGACGTGTCGCAAATTCGTAACGAACTTAAAACTGCAGGCTACAGTTTGCTGAATCTGCGCAGCAGCTATGCATGGAAAAAGGCACGGTTTGATGTGGGCATAGAGAATGTCTTCGATAGACTCTACGATTATCCGTTGGGTGGGGCGTATGTGGGGCAAGGGACAACGATGCCCCCAACAGGAGGTGCACCTTATGGAATCGCTGTTCCAGGCATGGGCCGTTCGATTTACGCCGGCGTAACCGTGAAGTTCTGA
- a CDS encoding ExbD/TolR family protein yields the protein MGLHSRSEQTAMSEINVTPLVDVMLVLLIVFIVTAPLLMQAVKVNLPKTAAVSPMKQTKTIQMAIDAQGGVFIDQRLIHFDTLEAELKKIAAQDADPNVQLHADESVRYGRVAQVLAMLQRVGITKLAFVTTPIGKVPAPEENHKQ from the coding sequence ATGGGATTGCACAGCCGTTCCGAACAGACCGCGATGAGCGAGATCAACGTCACGCCGCTGGTAGACGTGATGCTGGTGTTGCTGATCGTGTTTATCGTCACCGCGCCGCTCTTGATGCAGGCCGTCAAGGTCAACCTGCCCAAGACCGCAGCGGTGTCGCCGATGAAGCAGACCAAAACCATCCAGATGGCGATCGACGCCCAAGGCGGTGTATTCATCGACCAGCGCCTGATCCACTTCGACACGCTGGAGGCCGAGCTGAAAAAGATCGCTGCCCAGGATGCAGACCCGAACGTGCAGCTGCACGCCGACGAAAGCGTGCGCTATGGCCGTGTTGCCCAGGTGCTGGCGATGCTGCAACGGGTCGGCATCACCAAGCTGGCTTTTGTTACCACTCCTATCGGCAAGGTGCCGGCTCCGGAAGAAAATCACAAGCAGTAA
- a CDS encoding MotA/TolQ/ExbB proton channel family protein: MPHFSSSDIVVITLWVLAVFSVVTWTLIVVKGWAQWRLSQENKRFGLAFWNAKGLLEAERITASATGPLARLAHCGFTALRDMHKGGEQNLQHSGDQQDILERCLRSQVQKEQNRLDSGLMVLASIGSTAPFVGLFGTVWGIMHALQDISKSGSAGLDVVAGPIGEALIATALGIATAIPAVLAYNYGLRRTRLYVAEMEDFTTDFLHLAMKSGFRVE, encoded by the coding sequence ATGCCCCATTTTTCCTCGTCTGATATCGTCGTCATCACACTGTGGGTTCTGGCCGTGTTTTCGGTCGTGACCTGGACCCTGATTGTCGTCAAGGGTTGGGCGCAATGGCGTTTGTCGCAGGAAAACAAGCGCTTCGGCCTGGCATTCTGGAATGCCAAAGGCTTGCTTGAGGCGGAGCGGATTACCGCCAGTGCTACCGGGCCTTTAGCTCGCCTCGCCCATTGTGGCTTTACCGCACTGCGCGACATGCACAAGGGTGGCGAACAGAATCTGCAGCACAGCGGTGACCAGCAGGACATCCTGGAGCGCTGCCTGCGCAGCCAGGTGCAGAAGGAGCAGAACAGGCTCGATAGCGGCTTGATGGTGCTGGCGAGCATCGGCTCCACCGCGCCCTTCGTCGGTCTGTTCGGCACGGTGTGGGGCATCATGCATGCCTTGCAGGACATCAGCAAAAGCGGCTCCGCCGGGCTGGACGTAGTGGCCGGCCCAATCGGCGAGGCACTGATCGCCACCGCCCTCGGCATCGCCACCGCCATCCCCGCTGTGCTGGCCTACAATTACGGTCTGCGCCGCACCCGCTTGTATGTAGCTGAAATGGAGGATTTCACTACCGATTTCCTTCACCTGGCGATGAAGTCCGGTTTCAGGGTGGAGTAA
- a CDS encoding energy transducer TonB, which produces MMQVESDREWPRWLPSFGLVVLLHATVWWGYTHFKSELIPPRPLPVVQVSLIAPPAPTEPKVVPLQPPPPKVERQPKPVVKKAVSAPTPVPVMQPVVEHALQQAPVAIAQPSPPAPSPPAAPAPEPVLELPRYNAAYLSNPPPAYPLAARRRGIEGTVLVRAEISAGGECQRAELKKTSGHEMLDHAALEAVKKWRFMPAKRGSQAVVAWVEVPITFKLENN; this is translated from the coding sequence ATGATGCAAGTCGAATCCGACCGGGAGTGGCCGCGTTGGCTACCCTCGTTCGGTCTGGTCGTTCTCCTGCATGCGACGGTATGGTGGGGATACACTCATTTCAAGAGCGAGCTCATTCCGCCTCGGCCCCTGCCGGTGGTGCAGGTTTCGCTGATCGCCCCGCCTGCCCCCACGGAACCGAAAGTGGTACCGCTGCAGCCCCCGCCACCCAAAGTGGAGCGGCAGCCGAAACCGGTTGTGAAGAAAGCGGTTTCGGCACCGACACCGGTTCCGGTGATGCAGCCGGTAGTGGAACACGCGCTACAGCAGGCGCCGGTGGCGATAGCGCAGCCATCTCCGCCGGCTCCATCCCCCCCGGCGGCGCCTGCGCCCGAGCCGGTGCTGGAGTTGCCACGCTATAATGCCGCCTATCTCAGCAACCCGCCGCCAGCCTATCCGCTAGCGGCGAGGCGGCGCGGCATTGAGGGAACGGTGTTGGTGCGCGCCGAAATTTCGGCTGGTGGCGAGTGTCAACGTGCCGAGCTGAAAAAAACCAGCGGTCATGAAATGCTCGATCATGCCGCGCTGGAAGCTGTAAAGAAGTGGCGCTTCATGCCCGCCAAACGAGGCAGCCAGGCGGTTGTTGCCTGGGTCGAGGTGCCGATTACGTTCAAACTCGAAAATAATTGA
- a CDS encoding sulfite exporter TauE/SafE family protein: protein MLDVIMPGGAAPLPETISLFSVWLLGVSMGLTACTVTCLPFMGTWVLGRGGSNREALLDTGIFVLGRVTAYSLLGGLAGALGVWLTHALSSGVGNAFIGMASLGAGVWLLLPSRRKTACGAAQRGAGTPPFLLGFSLSLTPCAPLASLLAVCALSGGTLSGVGYGLSFGLGAALTPLLVIVPLLSLFGRNLREGRQWLGKWLRWGAAVVLIAIGLRRLIMLF, encoded by the coding sequence GTGCTTGATGTCATCATGCCTGGCGGCGCAGCGCCTCTGCCGGAGACTATCAGCCTGTTCTCGGTCTGGCTGCTGGGCGTTTCCATGGGGCTGACCGCCTGCACCGTCACCTGTCTGCCGTTCATGGGCACCTGGGTGCTGGGGCGCGGTGGCAGCAACCGCGAGGCGCTTCTCGATACCGGTATCTTCGTGCTCGGTCGGGTAACGGCTTATAGCCTGCTCGGCGGTCTGGCCGGGGCGCTCGGGGTGTGGCTTACCCACGCCCTGAGCAGTGGCGTGGGCAATGCCTTTATCGGCATGGCCAGCCTGGGTGCCGGCGTCTGGCTGCTGTTGCCGTCACGGCGCAAGACGGCGTGCGGCGCGGCGCAACGGGGGGCGGGTACCCCGCCTTTCCTGCTCGGATTTTCTTTGAGCCTGACGCCGTGCGCGCCGCTGGCCTCTCTCCTGGCGGTGTGCGCGCTGTCCGGCGGCACACTATCCGGCGTGGGCTACGGCCTGTCTTTCGGTTTGGGCGCGGCACTCACCCCGCTGCTGGTGATTGTGCCCCTGCTGAGCTTGTTCGGACGCAATCTGCGAGAGGGGCGGCAGTGGCTGGGCAAATGGCTGCGCTGGGGAGCGGCAGTTGTATTGATCGCGATCGGGTTGCGCCGTTTGATTATGTTATTCTAG
- a CDS encoding 4Fe-4S binding protein yields MMFKSIFPTLGRFRLFIQIFMLLLTVYGSNVVGFYMAEKISNALPALSCAFDQQNGSYCVLIPTQHQLHHRVGEALIKAQQFTFQMVLPLLFTLLTFFTFFVVLNKAFCGWICPLGTIQELINKLGRRLNLPLRRFENGSVSKVRPVKWLMLIVLVLALPLLAGLGVTPHATGDAYCQVCPSRLATTLLTANTEQMAIRTGSTLDFAFGAIANTLFGFMLVAALAVRQPFCRICPMLSFNATFQRLSPMRLVKKQHDKCDKCGICAKACPMDIHEIAREHGTKAFHEDCTLCGRCVEFCPDDGVIQMKWGPLTLFGSSREYYKLRMKGEMPDGTVKIVAAPRKSGQEAERA; encoded by the coding sequence ATGATGTTTAAATCGATTTTTCCCACACTAGGCCGTTTCCGGTTGTTCATCCAGATTTTCATGCTGCTGTTGACCGTCTACGGTTCCAATGTGGTCGGCTTCTATATGGCGGAAAAAATTTCCAATGCGCTCCCCGCGCTATCCTGTGCCTTCGACCAGCAGAACGGCTCTTATTGCGTGCTGATCCCTACCCAGCACCAATTGCACCACCGTGTCGGCGAAGCGCTGATCAAGGCCCAGCAGTTCACCTTTCAGATGGTGTTGCCGCTGTTGTTCACTCTGCTCACTTTCTTCACCTTCTTCGTGGTGCTCAACAAGGCATTTTGCGGCTGGATTTGTCCGCTCGGCACGATCCAGGAGCTGATCAACAAGCTTGGGCGGCGGCTCAACCTGCCCCTGCGCCGCTTCGAGAACGGCAGCGTAAGCAAGGTGAGGCCGGTGAAGTGGCTGATGCTGATTGTGTTGGTGCTGGCGCTGCCCCTGCTGGCTGGGCTGGGCGTGACTCCCCATGCCACCGGCGATGCATACTGCCAGGTTTGCCCGTCGCGCCTCGCCACCACTTTGCTGACCGCCAATACCGAACAGATGGCGATCCGCACCGGCAGCACCCTGGATTTTGCTTTCGGCGCCATAGCCAACACTTTGTTCGGTTTCATGCTGGTGGCGGCGTTGGCGGTGCGTCAGCCATTCTGCCGTATCTGCCCGATGCTGTCGTTCAACGCCACTTTCCAGCGTTTGTCGCCGATGCGGCTGGTGAAAAAACAGCACGACAAATGCGACAAATGCGGCATCTGCGCCAAGGCTTGCCCGATGGACATCCACGAGATCGCTCGCGAGCATGGCACCAAGGCATTCCACGAGGATTGCACTCTGTGTGGCCGTTGCGTCGAGTTCTGCCCGGATGACGGTGTGATCCAGATGAAATGGGGGCCTCTGACGCTGTTCGGTTCCAGCCGTGAGTATTACAAGCTGCGCATGAAGGGCGAAATGCCGGACGGCACGGTCAAGATAGTTGCCGCGCCGCGCAAATCCGGTCAGGAGGCTGAGCGTGCTTGA
- a CDS encoding TonB-dependent receptor, translating into MQWLIVGICAGMTGSAWSAEVGQDTAQTMKEVVVTSTTIDDRFEFKRDEPSSISVISGKEVDDAHIENVIQVLRSIPGVTADLSSGDEIKIKLRGIENQRYMGEKPGVAIVIDGVPVFERTGKVNIDLDNIESIKVIKGGASYLFGEDALSGAVIITTKRGAKYAGATVSMEAGSWGYEKQMARVGFSGEKGNGHIQASHRYGDDYYFQSSYKTDYLNGNFNLYLSDTSDLTFGFEKSDRSKDKHGSVKGVTQAELDPQGVLGRDYTRKYAVDLQKLNLTYSNNYDPRSNILLMGYEYRDRTNFLSAPQSLYTNGTSVLPSDPGYYDAYTTLNNWQQVQRGAKGEWRSSTGNVGWLAGLDLRRNEYQQLNKAGVDYCSRKQGAACAPGASVTAGTIMTDDSTDESVNGAYGEVKFRPATDWTLTFNGRYDELGLDYSAKPGKDNGYVAINRSKSFQNSSWRAGANYALKSNMDVYGNLSTGFRTPTVDQLYRGSISPSSGKTANNENLRPEESLNLEFGLRTKTEWFGIEMDADASIFQIDRKDYIMATTGQYAGSSPTIQEMYDNIGGVRNRGFELALKSDRKREYAFDLAYSYIDAYFTKYDNFYQVLGSIYATNPTMVHFNNTGKTVPRVPSNQVNLTGHWQPSSQFHLGLEMDTKSWAWADEINQEKLPGRTLFNLLANYDIREKGFLSAKWSLFARVDNLFDRKYWVTARGTNDQANYITGAYDNIYNANDLSIVVGRPRTWYAGVSATF; encoded by the coding sequence TTGCAGTGGTTAATCGTGGGAATTTGCGCCGGTATGACGGGTAGTGCCTGGAGCGCCGAAGTTGGCCAGGATACCGCTCAAACCATGAAGGAGGTGGTGGTGACTTCCACTACTATCGACGACCGATTTGAATTCAAGCGCGACGAGCCGTCGAGTATCAGCGTGATCAGCGGTAAGGAGGTAGATGATGCTCACATCGAGAACGTCATCCAGGTGTTGCGCTCCATCCCTGGGGTGACGGCTGACTTGTCCAGTGGCGACGAGATCAAGATCAAGCTACGAGGCATTGAAAACCAGCGCTATATGGGCGAGAAGCCGGGTGTGGCGATCGTGATCGATGGTGTGCCGGTGTTCGAACGCACCGGCAAGGTCAATATTGACCTCGACAACATTGAATCGATCAAGGTAATCAAGGGGGGTGCCTCCTACCTGTTCGGCGAAGACGCGCTTTCCGGCGCGGTGATCATTACCACCAAGCGTGGCGCCAAGTATGCCGGTGCAACTGTAAGCATGGAAGCCGGTTCGTGGGGTTACGAGAAACAGATGGCGCGAGTGGGATTCTCTGGTGAGAAAGGCAACGGTCACATCCAGGCCTCGCACCGCTACGGCGATGACTATTATTTCCAGTCGTCATACAAGACGGATTATCTCAATGGCAATTTCAATCTTTATCTATCCGATACCAGTGATCTGACTTTCGGCTTCGAAAAATCAGACCGTAGCAAGGATAAGCACGGTTCGGTAAAAGGGGTGACTCAGGCCGAATTGGACCCACAAGGTGTGCTCGGGCGTGACTATACCCGCAAGTATGCTGTCGATCTGCAGAAGCTCAATCTGACCTATTCCAATAATTACGATCCCAGGAGCAATATTCTCCTGATGGGCTACGAATACCGAGACCGCACGAATTTCCTGTCGGCACCCCAGTCGCTCTATACCAACGGAACCAGCGTGTTGCCTAGTGACCCAGGTTACTACGATGCCTACACTACTCTCAACAACTGGCAACAGGTACAACGCGGCGCCAAGGGCGAGTGGCGTTCCTCGACCGGCAATGTCGGCTGGCTGGCCGGGCTGGATTTGCGCCGCAATGAATATCAGCAGTTGAACAAGGCCGGGGTGGATTATTGCAGCCGCAAGCAGGGTGCGGCCTGCGCGCCAGGCGCTTCAGTGACGGCTGGCACCATCATGACGGATGACAGTACCGACGAGTCGGTCAACGGTGCTTATGGTGAGGTCAAGTTCAGGCCGGCCACCGACTGGACACTGACTTTCAACGGGCGTTACGATGAACTGGGACTGGATTATTCCGCCAAGCCGGGTAAAGACAACGGCTATGTCGCGATTAACCGTTCTAAATCGTTTCAGAACAGTTCTTGGCGGGCTGGGGCGAATTATGCGCTTAAAAGCAACATGGACGTCTATGGCAATCTTTCCACCGGCTTCCGCACGCCGACCGTCGACCAGCTTTATCGTGGCTCGATTTCCCCGTCAAGCGGCAAAACGGCAAACAACGAAAATCTGAGACCTGAGGAATCGCTCAACCTTGAGTTTGGCCTGCGTACCAAGACCGAATGGTTCGGCATTGAAATGGATGCGGATGCTTCGATATTCCAGATCGACCGCAAGGACTACATCATGGCCACCACCGGCCAGTATGCCGGATCGAGCCCAACGATTCAGGAGATGTACGATAACATCGGCGGTGTACGCAACCGTGGCTTCGAGCTGGCTCTGAAGAGCGACCGGAAGCGTGAATATGCCTTCGATCTGGCGTACAGCTACATCGATGCCTACTTCACCAAATACGATAACTTCTACCAGGTGCTCGGCAGTATTTATGCAACCAATCCTACCATGGTGCACTTCAATAATACCGGCAAGACGGTGCCGCGGGTGCCTTCTAATCAGGTCAATCTGACTGGTCACTGGCAACCCTCCAGCCAGTTCCACCTCGGCCTGGAAATGGATACCAAGTCCTGGGCCTGGGCGGATGAGATCAACCAGGAAAAACTGCCTGGCCGCACGCTGTTCAACTTGCTGGCCAACTACGATATCAGGGAAAAAGGGTTCCTGAGTGCCAAGTGGTCCTTGTTCGCACGAGTAGACAACCTGTTTGACCGTAAGTACTGGGTCACTGCACGCGGCACCAACGACCAGGCCAATTACATTACCGGGGCATACGACAACATATACAACGCCAACGACCTTTCCATCGTGGTAGGCCGGCCGCGCACCTGGTATGCCGGCGTATCGGCAACCTTTTAA
- a CDS encoding TlpA family protein disulfide reductase, with protein MRRHLCLAMAVLSMLTLPAAAQDLKPFVAGSMKEITAARQGKPFILGMWSLTCTHCREDLALLSSLVKKHPDLDLVLVATDTPEEGEEIGTTLRQSGLGGAQAWVFADPFAERLRFEIDPKWHGELPRTYLYDPSHKTLAFSGKLDGLQLEQWLKKYYTRR; from the coding sequence ATGCGGCGACACCTATGTTTGGCAATGGCTGTGCTGTCGATGCTGACCCTTCCCGCGGCGGCACAAGATCTCAAGCCCTTTGTCGCCGGTAGCATGAAGGAAATTACCGCAGCCCGGCAGGGCAAGCCATTCATCCTGGGTATGTGGTCGCTGACCTGCACCCATTGCCGGGAAGATCTCGCCTTGCTGTCCAGCCTGGTAAAAAAGCATCCCGATCTTGATCTGGTACTGGTTGCTACCGATACGCCGGAAGAGGGCGAAGAAATCGGTACTACGCTGCGGCAATCCGGGCTCGGAGGGGCGCAAGCCTGGGTTTTTGCCGACCCTTTTGCGGAACGCCTGCGCTTCGAGATCGACCCCAAATGGCATGGCGAACTGCCACGCACTTATCTTTACGATCCTTCCCACAAGACCTTGGCTTTCAGCGGCAAGCTCGATGGCTTGCAGTTAGAGCAATGGCTGAAGAAATACTACACTCGTCGCTAA